The following coding sequences are from one Saccharomyces cerevisiae S288C chromosome X, complete sequence window:
- the RAD26 gene encoding DNA-dependent ATPase RAD26 (Protein involved in transcription-coupled nucleotide excision repair; repairs UV-induced DNA lesions; recruitment to DNA lesions is dependent on an elongating RNA polymerase II; homolog of human CSB protein): MEDKEQQDNAKLENNESLKDLGVNVLSQSSLEEKIANDVTNFSNLQSLQQEETRLERSKTALQRYVNKKNHLTRKLNNTTRISVKQNLRDQIKNLQSDDIERVLKDIDDIQSRIKELKEQVDQGAENKGSKEGLQRPGETEKEFLIRTGKITAFGHKAGFSLDTANREYAKNDEQKDEDFEMATEQMVENLTDEDDNLSDQDYQMSGKESEDDEEEENDDKILKELEDLRFRGQPGEAKDDGDELYYQERLKKWVKQRSCGSQRSSDLPEWRRPHPNIPDAKLNSQFKIPGEIYSLLFNYQKTCVQWLYELYQQNCGGIIGDEMGLGKTIQVIAFIAALHHSGLLTGPVLIVCPATVMKQWCNEFQHWWPPLRTVILHSMGSGMASDQKFKMDENDLENLIMNSKPSDFSYEDWKNSTRTKKALESSYHLDKLIDKVVTDGHILITTYVGLRIHSDKLLKVKWQYAVLDEGHKIRNPDSEISLTCKKLKTHNRIILSGTPIQNNLTELWSLFDFIFPGKLGTLPVFQQQFVIPINIGGYANATNIQVQTGYKCAVALRDLISPYLLRRVKADVAKDLPQKKEMVLFCKLTKYQRSKYLEFLHSSDLNQIQNGKRNVLFGIDILRKICNHPDLLDRDTKRHNPDYGDPKRSGKMQVVKQLLLLWHKQGYKALLFTQSRQMLDILEEFISTKDPDLSHLNYLRMDGTTNIKGRQSLVDRFNNESFDVFLLTTRVGGLGVNLTGANRIIIFDPDWNPSTDMQARERAWRIGQKREVSIYRLMVGGSIEEKIYHRQIFKQFLTNRILTDPKQKRFFKIHELHDLFSLGGENGYSTEELNEEVQKHTENLKNSKSEESDDFEQLVNLSGVSKLESFYNGKEKKENSKTEDDRLIEGLLGGESNLETVMSHDSVVNSHAGSSSSNIITKEASRVAIEAVNALRKSRKKITKQYEIGTPTWTGRFGKAGKIRKRDPLKNKLTGSAAILGNITKSQKEASKEARQENYDDGITFARSKEINSNTKTLENIRAYLQKQNNFFSSSVSILNSIGVSLSDKEDVIKVRALLKTIAQFDKERKGWVLDEEFRNNNAS; the protein is encoded by the coding sequence ATGGAAGATAAAGAGCAGCAAGACAATGCGAAACTTGAAAACAATGAGTCACTAAAAGATCTGGGAGTTAACGTGCTTTCCCAAAGCAGTTTGGAGGAAAAAATAGCTAATGATGTAACTAACTTTAGCAACCTACAATCGCTGCAGCAAGAAGAGACTCGTCTAGAACGGAGTAAGACCGCTCTGCAACGTTATGTCAATAAGAAGAATCATCTCACAAGGAAGTTGAACAATACCACTAGGATATCTGTTAAGCAGAATCTCCGAGACCAGATCAAGAACTTACAATCAGACGATATTGAACGAGTTCTGAAGGACATAGACGATATCCAATCAAGGATTAAAGAGTTGAAAGAGCAGGTAGATCAAGGTGCTGAAAATAAAGGTTCCAAAGAGGGGCTGCAGAGACCCGGTGAAACTGAGAAGGAGTTTTTAATCAGGACTGGTAAGATCACTGCATTTGGACACAAGGCTGGTTTCAGCTTGGACACTGCAAACAGAGAGTATGCCAAGAATGACGAACAAAAAGATGAGGATTTTGAAATGGCAACAGAACAAATGGTAGAAAATTTAACGGATGAGGATGACAATCTCAGCGATCAAGACTATCAAATGAGTGGTAAAGAGAGtgaagatgacgaagaagaagaaaatgacgATAAAATTCTCAAAGAACTGGAAGACCTGCGGTTCAGAGGCCAACCTGGTGAGGCGAAGGATGATGGGGACGAGTTGTATTATCAAGAAAggttaaaaaaatgggtGAAACAACGTTCTTGCGGTAGTCAAAGGTCATCGGACTTGCCAGAATGGCGAAGACCTCATCCGAATATTCCCGACGCAAAACTTAATAGCCAGTTCAAAATACCCGGTGAAATATACTCGCTGTTATTTAATTACCAAAAGACGTGCGTTCAGTGGCTCTATGAGCTTTACCAGCAGAACTGTGGCGGTATTATTGGTGACGAAATGGGTCTGGGAAAAACGATTCAAGTTATCGCATTTATCGCAGCGTTGCATCATTCAGGTCTATTAACAGGCCCTGTATTAATTGTCTGTCCTGCAACTGTGATGAAGCAATGGTGTAATGAGTTCCAGCATTGGTGGCCTCCATTGAGGACGGTCATATTGCACTCAATGGGTTCAGGAATGGCTTCTGACCAAAAATTTAAGATGGATGAAAACGATCTAGAGAACTTGATAATGAATTCAAAGCCAAGTGATTTTTCTTACGAGGATTGGAAGAACTCAACAAGGACAAAGAAGGCATTGGAATCAAGCTATCATTTAGATAAGTTGATAGATAAAGTCGTTACTGATGGGCACATTTTAATTACCACGTACGTTGGGTTAAGAATACATTCAGATAAGCTACTAAAAGTTAAATGGCAGTATGCTGTTTTAGATGAGGGACATAAGATTAGAAACCCAGATTCGGAGATTTCATTGACTTGCAAAAAACTGAAGACACATAATAGGATCATTCTTTCAGGAACACCGATACAGAATAATTTAACCGAGCTTTGGTCgctttttgatttcattttcccTGGTAAATTAGGAACTCTACCTGTGTTTCAACAACAGTTTGTCATACCTATAAATATTGGTGGTTATGCAAACGCAACAAACATACAAGTTCAGACCGGCTACAAATGTGCTGTTGCATTGCGTGACTTGATTTCACCGTACCTGTTACGTCGTGTGAAAGCTGATGTTGCAAAAGATCTGccacaaaagaaagaaatggTTCTCTTTTGTAAGCTTAcgaaatatcaaagaagcaaatatttggagTTTCTGCATTCTTCAGATTTAAACCAAATACAAAACGGTAAGAGAAATGTTCTATTTGGTATCGACATTCTAAGGAAAATATGTAATCACCCCGATTTACTTGACAGAGATACAAAGAGACATAATCCAGATTACGGTGATCCTAAAAGATCCGGAAAAATGCAGGTTGTCAAGcaattattattactgtgGCATAAGCAGGGCTATAAAGCCCTACTCTTCACTCAATCGAGACAAATGCTCGATATTCTAGAGGAGTTTATATCAACGAAAGATCCCGATTTATCACATTTGAACTACCTACGAATGGATGGGACAACTAATATCAAAGGGAGACAGTCGTTAGTTGACCGGTTTAACAATGAATCTTTCGATGTATTCTTACTAACCACAAGAGTTGGGGGGCTAGGTGTTAATTTAACCGGTGCTAATAgaattatcatttttgatCCAGACTGGAACCCATCTACTGACATGCAAGCTCGAGAAAGGGCATGGAGGATTGGGCAGAAAAGAGAGGTATCAATATATAGGTTGATGGTAGGAGGTTCAATAGAGGAGAAGATTTATCATAGACAAATATTCAAACAATTCTTAACCAACAGGATTTTGACTGATCCTAAGCAGAAAcgatttttcaaaattcacGAACTCCATGATCTGTTTTCACTGGGGGGTGAAAACGGTTATTCTACAGAAGAATTGAACGAAGAAGTTCAAAAACATACcgaaaatttaaaaaattccaaatcAGAGGAAAGTGACGATTTTGAACAACTGGTCAACCTATCTGGCGTATCTAAACTAGAAAGCTTTTATAACggtaaggaaaaaaaagagaatagTAAAACAGAGGATGATAGATTAATCGAAGGGTTGCTAGGAGGAGAGAGCAATTTAGAAACCGTTATGAGTCATGATTCGGTTGTCAATTCGCACGCGGGCAGTTCTTCTTCGAATATAATTACAAAAGAGGCTTCCAGAGTAGCGATTGAGGCGGTTAATGCGCTAAGGAAATCGAGAAAAAAGATCACTAAGCAATATGAAATTGGGACACCTACTTGGACAGGTAGGTTTGGTAAAGCAGGTAAAATTAGAAAGAGAGATccgttgaaaaataaattaaCTGGATCAGCTGCCATTTTAGGCAATATTACAAAATCACAAAAAGAGGCATCCAAGGAAGCTCGCCAAGAAAATTACGACGATGGTATAACCTTCGCAAGATCCAAGGAAATCAATTCCAATACCAAAACGCTAGAAAATATTCGGGCATATTTACAGAAACAGAATAACTTTTTCTCATCTAGTGTTAGCATACTTAACAGCATTGGCGTCAGTCTTTCTGATAAAGAAGACGTTATTAAGGTTAGAGCATTATTAAAAACCATAGCACAGTTTGATAAAGAGCGTAAAGGGTGGGTGcttgatgaagaatttaGGAATAACAATGCTTCATGA
- the HUL4 gene encoding putative E3 ubiquitin-protein ligase HUL4 (Protein with similarity to hect domain E3 ubiquitin-protein ligases; not essential for viability; found in association with Trf4 in TRAMP complex) — translation MVSLFDKLNAKKDGRDGSVSKELLSHSVAHTKNRLPKSGRRTSERSLAASVKDGSCSNSKSNKRNSSASVSGEEDKSCLISLNCLCCGVPLRFPASITKFRCSACQVTVIVKEPEINSNLESSTHISCTLEGLQMVVRRCHDDLQRLKKTGILDKERKGLIFQPVITYLLDRFHDVSILNRSFLVHDGGKNIKMLNYEVLQRFYSILSNLPTRKPYYSMLCCCNDLLKRITINKGENLQILQYRWLLIILNIPTIRTCLIRDRKSKNVFETQQIRAVSYELAKRCIGYLSNLSTKTSQQLIQSLRRTPTDNFSYQVEILNLYINFQFSRLLSNELSNRTAKNNVKPEDEMRSRLRRHHTTGHEFLSTRPISAQSNDKQGSGFTHPVNNKMKFKFFQYEEDWHIHSAAKLTFIYYVANTRRNGRGALSIQSFYNITLDFIDYKQDFDHWRGVAQKTKMNQLIEEWGNSTTKKCFSFCKYPFILSLGIKISIMEYEIRRIMEHEAEQAFLISLDKGKSVDVYFKIKVRRDVISHDSLRCIKEHQGDLLKSLRIEFVNEPGIDAGGLRKEWFFLLTKSLFNPMNGLFIYIKESSRSWFAIDPPNFDKSKGKNSQLELYYLFGVVMGLAIFNSTILDLQFPKALYKKLCSEPLSFEDYSELFPETSRNLIKMLNYTEDNFEDVFSLTFETTYRNNNWILNDSKSSKEYVTVELCENGRNVPITQSNKHEFVMKWVEFYLEKSIEPQYNKFVSGFKRVFAECNSIKLFNSEELERLVCGDEEQTKFDFKSLRSVTKYVGGFSDDSRAVCWFWEIIESWDYPLQKKLLQFVTASDRIPATGISTIPFKISLLGSHDSDDLPLAHTCFNEICLWNYSSKKKLELKLLWAINESEGYGFR, via the coding sequence ATggtttctttatttgatAAGCTtaatgcaaaaaaagacGGTAGAGATGGATCTGTGTCGAAGGAGTTGCTATCACATTCTGTAGCCCATACTAAGAACAGGTTACCCAAATCAGGAAGGCGCACGTCGGAACGGTCCTTAGCCGCTAGTGTAAAGGACGGAAGTTGCTCAAATAGCAAAAGCAATAAGCGGAACTCTTCGGCATCCGTGTCAGGGGAAGAAGATAAATCCTGTCTAATTTCACTTAATTGCCTATGTTGTGGTGTCCCACTACGGTTTCCAGCCTCCATAACGAAATTTCGATGCAGCGCATGCCAAGTAACAGTTATTGTAAAGGAGCCGGAAATTAACAGTAATTTGGAATCTAGTACGCATATTTCGTGCACATTAGAGGGTTTGCAGATGGTAGTAAGGCGGTGCCATGATGATTTGCAGCGGCTTAAGAAGACTGGGATTCTggataaagaaagaaaggGGTTGATTTTCCAACCGGTAATAACGTATTTACTGGACAGATTTCATGATGTTAGCATTTTAAACAGGTCGTTCTTGGTACATGATGGtggaaagaatataaagatGCTGAATTATGAAGTTTTACAAAGATTTTacagtatattatcaaatcTTCCTACAAGGAAACCGTATTATAGTATGCTGTGTTGCTGTAACGATCTACTGAAGAGAATAACAATCAATAAAGGGGAAAATTTGCAAATATTACAGTATCGTTGGTTGCTGATTATATTAAATATACCTACAATACGAACCTGCCTTATTAGAGATCGGAAGAGCAAAAATGTGTTTGAGACCCAACAAATAAGGGCGGTGTCTTATGAGTTGGCCAAACGATGTATTGGCTACTTGTCTAACCTATCAACAAAAACATCTCAACAATTGATTCAATCATTACGGCGAACGCCTACggataatttttcataccAGGTAGAGATTTTAAATTTATACATCAATTTCCAATTTTCCAGATTACTGTCGAACGAATTATCAAATAGAACCGCAAAAAATAACGTGAAGCCTGAAGATGAGATGCGATCTCGTCTTCGTCGGCATCACACTACTGGCCATGAATTCCTGAGTACTAGACCAATAAGTGCACAATCAAATGATAAACAGGGAAGTGGTTTCACGCATCCCGTCAATAATAAGAtgaaatttaaattttttcaatatgaGGAAGACTGGCATATTCACTCTGCAGCAAAATTGACGTTCATCTATTATGTAGCCAATACTAGAAGAAATGGCCGTGGAGCGTTGTCAATTCAAAGCTTTTACAATATAACGCTAGACTTCATAGATTATAAACAAGATTTCGATCATTGGAGAGGAGTAGctcaaaagacaaaaatgaaTCAACTGATTGAAGAGTGGGGAAATTCGACgacaaaaaaatgtttttcaTTCTGTAAGTATCCATTTATATTGTCACTCGGCATCAAAATCTCTATTATGGAGTATGAAATTCGCAGAATCATGGAACATGAAGCTGAACAGgcttttttaatttcacTGGATAAAGGCAAATCCGTAGAcgtttatttcaaaatcaaagtaCGGCGTGACGTTATTTCTCATGATTCATTGAGATGTATCAAGGAACATCAAGGCGATTTATTAAAATCGCTGAGAATAGAGTTTGTTAATGAACCTGGAATTGATGCGGGAGGGTTGAGAAAAGAATGGTTTTTCTTATTAACAAAATCGCTGTTTAATCCGATGAATGgcttatttatttacataAAAGAAAGCTCACGTTCATGGTTTGCCATTGACCCTCCAAATTTTGACAaatcaaaaggaaaaaactCACAACTGGAATTATATTACTTGTTTGGAGTTGTCATGGGGTTGGCGATTTTCAACAGTACCATATTAGATTTACAATTTCCAAAGGCGCTTTATAAAAAACTATGCTCAGAGCCTCTGAGTTTTGAAGATTACTCGGAATTGTTTCCGGAGACAAGTAGGAACTTAATAAAAATGCTCAATTACACAGAGGATAATTTCGAAGAcgtcttttctttaacatTTGAGACTACGTATCGAAATAACAACTGGATTTTAAATGACAGTAAATCGAGCAAAGAGTATGTAACGGTAGAATTATGTGAAAATGGCAGAAATGTGCCAATAACCCAAAGTAACAAGCATGAGTTTGTCATGAAATGGGTAGAATTTTATCTGGAAAAGTCCATTGAGCCACAATACAATAAATTTGTTTCAGGTTTTAAAAGGGTCTTCGCAGAATGCAATTCtataaaattatttaattcTGAAGAGCTGGAGAGATTAGTGTGTGGTGATGAGGAACAAACTAAATTTGATTTCAAATCGTTAAGATCCGTGACAAAGTATGTAGGTGGCTTCTCCGATGATTCCAGAGCGGTTTGCTGGTTTTGggaaattattgaaagtTGGGACTATCCATTgcagaagaaattattacAATTCGTAACGGCATCTGATCGTATACCTGCAACGGGTATCTCTACTATCCCATTCAAAATTAGCTTGCTAGGGTCGCATGATAGTGATGATTTGCCATTGGCTCATACATGTTTTAATGAAATATGTTTATGGAATTATTCctcgaaaaaaaaactagaaCTGAAATTACTTTGGGCAATTAATGAATCTGAAGGTTACGGGTTCCGCTAA